One region of Armigeres subalbatus isolate Guangzhou_Male chromosome 3, GZ_Asu_2, whole genome shotgun sequence genomic DNA includes:
- the LOC134222666 gene encoding uncharacterized protein LOC134222666: MAEGGLHLRKWSSNKLEVLDDPTKELGKGPPTMRFEPEKIKTLGVAWEMEPDQFGVEVLTLNIDEQWTKRKVFSAIAQLYDPLGLVSPVVAWAKIRMQHLWLIAVDWDDVVPGDICVKWQEFYQQLPLLRSFKVPRYLFTPDATDVQFHIFSDASELAYGACMYARSTSKDGTIKTELISAKSRVAPLKRVCLPRLELCAALLGAKLYARISAALGMEEVPCWFWSDSTVALHWIRAPSSSWQTFIGNRTSEIQRLTHGHTWKHVKGVDNPADYISRGMLPRNFLENSVWRIGPVWLRQVEENWPKQSIMEPISDDLLERRKTVLLTNQVSPDIWLIERYSSFWKLVRITAFVLRFISRCRKRTLHQNPFLAVSELQSAKETLVKSVQHQNFSEEMKAVRKKVSIPSKSPLRNLQLFIDQKGILRLGGRLQLSETDYQTNHPMILPRKHPLTRLIAQHFHTISLHAGPRMTLATMRQEFWPLRGKELANLVCRKCHNCFRHHPVPVTQPVGQLPEARTAPSRPFAITGVDYCGPVYLKPAHRRAAAHKAYIAVFVCFSTKAVHLELVCDLSTEAFIASLRRFIARRGLPAEIHSDNGTNFQGARNTLAELYKLLNNSDHQQKIHDECTKRSIKWLFIPPRAPNFGGLWEAAVKTTKTTLSKVLGNARLSYEDYATVLTQVEANMNTRPLTPLSVDPTEYDVLTPGHFLTGSSFAALPDPDYTNIPANRLKHYQQLQQLVQQHWSRWRREYLTELNCLRNKSSAPVNLFVGQLVLVREDSKSSTAWPLARIISIHPGKDKVVRVVTVRTASGTYTRPSSRIYPLPFDENQIQSTTHEEQEPAAEIEHN, encoded by the coding sequence ATGGCAGAAGGCGGGCTACATTTACGCAAGTGGAGTTCAAACAAACTAGAAGTTTTAGACGATCCAACTAAAGAGTTAGGTAAAGGTCCACCAACGATGCGTTTCGAACCGGAAAAGATCAAAACACTTGGAGTTGCTTGGGAGATGGAACCAGACCAGTTCGGAGTGGAGGTATTGACACTGAATATTGATGAGCAAtggacgaaacgaaaagtatttTCGGCAATCGCACAGCTATACGACCCTCTTGGTCTCGTCTCACCAGTAGTCGCCTGGGCGAAAATAAGGATGCAGCATCTTTGGTTGATTGCAGTTGACTGGGACGATGTAGTTCCAGGAGATATTTGCGTCAAATGGCAGGAATTTTATCAGCAGTTACCTTTGCTACGATCGTTCAAGGTCCCCCGGTACTTGTTCACACCCGATGCAACAGATGTGCAGTTTCACATTTTCAGTGACGCTTCAGAGTTAGCATACGGTGCATGTATGTACGCTCGATCTACCAGCAAGGATGGAACAATCAAAACTGAGCTCATCTCGGCGAAATCTCGGGTAGCGCCTCTCAAGCGCGTGTGCTTGCCACGTTTGGAGCTCTGTGCTGCACTTCTGGGAGCAAAACTCTATGCTCGGATATCAGCAGCGCTGGGAATGGAGGAAGTTCCTTGTTGGTTTTGGTCTGATTCAACAGTAGCATTACATTGGATACGAGCACCATCAAGTTCATGGCAAACATTCATCGGAAATCGCACATCCGAAATTCAACGACTCACGCATGGTCACACTTGGAAGCATGTCAAAGGAGTAGATAATCCAGCCGACTACATTTCTCGTGGTATGCTGCCCAGAAATTTCCTCGAGAACTCTGTGTGGCGTATTGGTCCAGTTTGGTTACGTCAAGTAGAGGAAAATTGGCCAAAGCAATCGATAATGGAACCAATATCGGACGACTTGTTAGAGCGACGAAAGACTGTGCTGTTAACAAATCAGGTTTCTCCAGACATTTGGTTAATCGAGCGATACTCCTCATTCTGGAAGCTGGTTCGAATTACTGCGTTTGTTTTGCGCTTCATCTCCCGATGTCGTAAAAGAACCTTGCATCAAAATCCGTTCCTCGCAGTTTCGGAATTGCAATCTGCAAAAGAAACATTAGTCAAATCCGTTCAACATCAAAACTTCTCTGAAGAAATGAAGGCCGTGAGGAAGAAGGTATCCATACCGTCGAAGTCCCCGTTAAGGAATCTACAGCTTTTCATTGACCAGAAAGGCATTCTTCGTCTTGGTGGCCGGCTCCAGCTGTCCGAAACAGATTATCAAACTAATCACCCTATGATTCTCCCAAGAAAGCATCCTCTGACTAGGTTAATCGCACAACATTTCCACACCATCTCTCTTCATGCTGGTCCACGAATGACTTTGGCCACAATGCGGCAGGAATTCTGGCCTCTACGCGGCAAAGAACTGGCGAACTTAGTTTGTCGGAAATGCCATAACTGTTTTCGGCACCACCCTGTCCCTGTTACTCAACCGGTTGGTCAGCTACCAGAAGCACGAACAGCTCCCAGCAGACCATTTGCAATAACTGGTGTAGATTATTGCGGTCCGGTTTATTTGAAACCGGCCCACCGCCGTGCAGCTGCGCACAAAGCCTACATCGCCGTATTTGTCTGCTTCTCGACCAAAGCTGTCCACTTGGAATTGGTTTGCGATCTTTCCACGGAAGCATTTATTGCTTCCTTACGACGCTTTATTGCTCGCCGAGGCCTACCTGCAGAAATACACTCCGATAACGGGACCAACTTTCAAGGTGCCAGAAACACACTAGCAGAATTGTACAAGCTTCTCAATAATTCCGATCACCAGCAAAAAATCCACGACGAATGTACCAAGAGAAGCATAAAGTGGTTGTTCATCCCTCCAAGAGCACCTAACTTTGGAGGTTTATGGGAAGCCGCAGTAAAAACAACTAAAACCACACTGTCTAAAGTTCTTGGAAATGCCCGTTTATCATATGAAGATTACGCTACAGTCCTTACTCAAGTCGAAGCAAATATGAACACACGCCCGCTAACACCGTTGTCGGTGGATCCAACTGAATATGACGTCCTCACTCCGGGTCATTTTTTGACCGGATCATCGTTTGCAGCTCTTCCAGATCCCGATTACACGAATATTCCAGCGAATCGATTGAAGCATTATCAGCAGCTGCAGCAGCTTGTACAGCAACATTGGAGTCGATGGAGGAGGGAGTACTTGACGGAGTTAAATTGCCTGCGGAACAAGTCTTCAGCACCGGTCAATCTCTTCGTTGGGCAGTTAGTACTCGTGCGTGAAGATAGCAAATCCTCTACTGCTTGGCCGTTAGCGAGAATCATCTCCATTCATCCGGGGAAagacaaagttgttcgagtcGTTACTGTGAGAACAGCATCTGGGACGTATACCCGACCATCATCTCGTATATATCCTTTACCTTTCGACGAAAACCAGATACAGTCGACAACACACGAAGAACAAGAGCCAGCAGCTGAAATAGAACATAATTAG
- the LOC134222667 gene encoding uncharacterized protein LOC134222667 — MGGKKLESSITARDNIMDFLIRMDKYLQNTEAPSELHLKLRLEKLEAKWNEFEKIQSEIEGTEEYEENIDQHRQVRGDFEEKYFEVRAGLEGKLPREIQQTANQNVPAAATGGEHNNVHTYVRLPQINLPEFDGHYEKWLAFHDTFKALIDSSPELGDIQKIHYLRASLKGDALKLVDSFPMSDANYRVAWDSLVARFSNKYLLMKRHLNALFEYPKMRKESASSIHELIDCFERNTKILDQLGERTSGWGAILTHLMVSKLDDISQKRWEEHASSVEEPRFPVLIEFLKKQTRVLDVVSVDQRLSTSSSSFSTNTYKYRPAKVSVNSATEKTLPNCMICNEQHYITQCPSFNGLPLDKRLQFTNSKRLCSNCLGRNHLARDCPSKYRCRTCSKKHHTLLHPGFPGSGSISSVSTADMALRTATPSTSSGAPNSGNSGSSSVPTVSSNLAMGAHSSHVFLSTVLLKVKDKWGRTHLARAILDSGSQVNLMTEHLCQLLKLHRSDRKVEISGIGRSRKQIAYEVSTVISSRVKDFSQPMDFLVMVQVTDDQPSSSLPLANWKPPLEMEMADPDFFLSGPIDIVLGSQFFYDFHLLDGGRLQIRKFDGTLPVFVNTVFGWVAAGESGCNGTDSKVSCHLAITDSLDKSIERFWNRPIEELTEQKPMSQEEEDCENYFQQTVERDGTGRYIVRYPKRLGFDAMIGESRSIAMRRFQQLERRLGRDVDIRKRYNEFMLEYIRLGHMRLVGTVENLNDHDRTVFYLPHHPVFKEASTTTKLRVVFDGSAKTTTNHSLNDALLTGPVIQDDLLDLMLRFRKHPIALVADVEKMYRQIRIHPEDTCLQRVFWRFDLSDPIEVYELQTVTYGLSPSSFLATRVIQKLAEDIGYRYEHAASKISKIFIWTISFRERIQSSKHGCSGKKHKH, encoded by the exons ATGGGAGGAAAGAAGCTGGAGTCGAGTATAACTGCACGTGATAACATCATGGACTTCTTGATTCGTATGGATAAGTATCTGCAAAATACAGAAGCACCAAGTGAGCTGCACCTGAAGCTTCGATTGGAGAAATTGGAGGCAAAGTGGAATGAATTCGAGAAAATACAATCAGAGATCGAGGGCACAGAGGAGTATGAAGAGAACATCGATCAACACCGGCAAGTGAGGGGAGATTTCGAAGAAAAGTATTTTGAGGTAAGGGCAGGGTTGGAAGGAAAATTACCACGGGAAATACAGCAAACCGCAAACCAAAATGTTCCTGCGGCTGCCACTGGTGGTGAACACAACAATGTTCATACGTACGTCCGTCTGCCGCAAATCAACCTACCCGAATTCGATGGACATTACGAGAAATGGCTTGCGTTCCATGATACTTTCAAGGCCCTCATCGATTCTTCTCCGGAACTTGGTGACATACAAAAAATCCACTATCTCCGGGCCTCTTTGAAAGGTGATGCACTAAAACTAGTAGATTCGTTTCCTATGAGTGATGCTAATTATAGGGTTGCTTGGGACAGTTTGGTAGCACGgttttcaaacaaatatttGCTGATGAAGCGCCATCTGAATGCTTTGTTTGAGTATCCCAAAATGCGGAAGGAGTCAGCAAGCAGTATTCATGAACTCATCGACTGTTTTGAACGAAATACTAAAATTTTGGACCAATTGGGAGAACGGACAAGCGGCTGGGGAGCAATACTGACACATCTGATGGTTTCCAAGCTTGATGACATCAGCCAAAAGCGATGGGAGGAGCATGCTTCGAGCGTCGAGGAACCGCGCTTTCCTGTTCTTatagaattccttaagaaacaaACTCGGGTGTTGGATGTAGTTTCAGTAGATCAACGATTGTCAACTTCAAGTAGTTCGTTTTCAACAAACACTTACAAATATCGCCCTGCCAAGGTTTCCGTCAACTCAGCAACTGAAAAAACACTTCCCAACTGCATGATTTGCAACGAACAACACTACATCACACAATGTCCATCTTTCAACGGGTTACCATTGGATAAACGACTACAGTTTACAAACTCCAAACGTCTTTGCAGCAACTGTTTGGGGAGAAATCATCTTGCACGGGATTGTCCTTCCAAGTATCGTTGTCGAACCTGCTCTAAAAAGCATCATACGCTATTACATCCTGGTTTTCCTGGTTCTGGTTCCATTTCTTCGGTTTCCACAGCAGACATGGCCTTGCGAACTGCAACTCCTTCAACTTCTAGCGGGGCGCCGAACTCTGGTAATTCTGGTTCTAGTTCGGTTCCAACTGTTTCTTCAAACTTAGCGATGGGAGCTCACAGTTCGCATGTTTTTCTCTCGACGGTCCTGTTGAAGGTAAAGGATAAATGGGGAAGAACTCATCTCGCTAGGGCTATCTTGGATTCTGGATCGCAGGTCAACCTCATGACGGAACATTTATGTCAATTGCTAAAGTTACATCGAAGCGATAGAAAGGTGGAGATTAGCGGTATAGGACGTTCTAGGAAACAAATTGCCTATGAAGTGTCCACGGTTATCAGCTCTCGTGTCAAAGATTTCTCACAGCCAATGGATTTTTTGGTTATGGTTCAGGTCACCGACGATCAACCTTCTTCATCTCTGCCGCTGGCCAACTGGAAACCTCCTCTGGAAATGGAAATGGCAGATCCAGATTTTTTCCTATCTGGACCAATCGATATTGTTCTAGGATCGCAATTCTTCTACGACTTCCACCTTCTTGATGGTGGCCGGCTACAGATACGGAAATTCGACGGCACACTTCCAGTGTTCGTCAACACGGTATTTGGATGGGTAGCCGCAGGTGAATCAGGTTGCAACGGGACAGATTCGAAGGTCAGCTGCCACCTAGCAATAACGGACTCGTTAGACAAAAGTATCGAAAGATTCTggaatagg cctataGAGGAGTTAACTGAGCAAAAACCAATGtcacaagaagaagaagactgcgaaaattattttcaacaaaCTGTAGAACGGGATGGAACTGGAAGATACATTGTTCGGTATCCGAAACGTTTGGGATTCGATGCGATGATCGGCGAATCAAGGAGCATAGCAATGCGACGGTTTCAACAATTAGAGCGACGTTTGGGACGAGACGTTGACATTCGGAAACGCTACAACGAGTTCATGCTAGAGTACATCCGTTTGGGGCACATGAGGCTTGTTGGTACCGTTGAAAACCTAAATGATCATGATCGTACAGTGTTCTATCTTCCACATCACCCGGTGTTCAAAGAAGCGAGTACTACTACGAAGTTGCGCGTAGTTTTCGATGGTTCAGCAAAGACTACCACAAATCATTCGCTCAACGACGCACTGCTCACAGGACCGGTCATACAAGATGACCTTCTGGACTTGATGCTGCGTTTTCGGAAACATCCAATAGCCCTGGTAGCGGATGTGGAAAAAATGTACCGACAGATCCGTATACATCCAGAGGACACTTGTCTCCAACGAGTCTTTTGGCGTTTCGATCTTTCTGATCCAATTGAAGTCTATGAACTGCAAACAGTAACTTATGGTCTGTCACCCTCGTCGTTCCTGGCAACTCGAGTGATTCAGAAACTTGCCGAAGACATCGGATATCGATACGAACATGCAGCTTCAAAGATATCAAAGATTTTTATATGGACGATTTCATTTCGGGAGCGGATTCAATCGAGCAAGCACGGGTGCTCCGGCAAGAAGCACAAGCATTGA